In one Candidatus Nomurabacteria bacterium genomic region, the following are encoded:
- a CDS encoding triose-phosphate isomerase, whose translation MRKLVIANWKMHYGPVKAGAWIRAFRRERLPKDLDIGVAVPHVSLAAARASLGRAGVPLLGAQDVFWANEGAYTGEISPAMLKEFGLSFSLVGHSERRMNLGETDEMVNKKAIALQKAGIRPVICVGETEAQKKKGETLKVVRAQVTAACAGLEGDGEAAPVFAYEPVWAIGSGKGCTAEDAKVVHAAIRDVLGKKLGKEIAKEISIIYGGSVDQRSVAEYVSTTDIDGVLVGGASLDPRAFGLLCRAANPA comes from the coding sequence ATGCGTAAATTGGTAATAGCCAATTGGAAAATGCATTATGGCCCAGTAAAAGCTGGTGCCTGGATCCGTGCCTTTCGTCGCGAACGTTTGCCAAAAGATCTCGACATCGGTGTAGCGGTACCGCATGTTTCATTGGCGGCTGCCCGAGCCTCGCTCGGCCGTGCTGGAGTCCCTTTGCTTGGTGCACAGGATGTTTTTTGGGCCAACGAAGGTGCTTATACCGGCGAAATCTCACCAGCAATGTTAAAGGAGTTTGGACTCTCTTTCTCACTTGTTGGTCACAGTGAGCGTCGCATGAATCTTGGTGAGACTGATGAAATGGTTAACAAAAAAGCGATCGCTCTCCAAAAGGCAGGTATTCGTCCTGTTATTTGTGTCGGCGAAACCGAAGCGCAAAAGAAAAAAGGTGAAACATTAAAAGTTGTTCGCGCTCAAGTAACAGCAGCTTGCGCAGGCCTCGAAGGCGATGGCGAAGCAGCTCCTGTTTTTGCGTATGAACCTGTCTGGGCAATCGGCTCAGGCAAAGGCTGCACCGCAGAAGATGCAAAAGTTGTTCATGCGGCTATTCGTGATGTTTTAGGCAAGAAACTAGGCAAAGAGATTGCAAAAGAGATCTCGATTATCTACGGTGGATCCGTTGATCAACGCTCCGTTGCTGAATATGTTTCAACGACAGACATTGATGGCGTACTCGTTGGTGGCGCATCACTAGACCCTCGTGCCTTTGGCTTGCTTTGCCGCGCGGCAAATCCAGCGTAA
- a CDS encoding insulinase family protein yields MSTKPQLKTLNNGMKAILVPQKGATSTTVMVFTKVGSRYESPEINGASHFIEHLMFKGTKRRPTTLDVSKELDRYGAEYNAFTSKDLTAYYVKMDATQTKLAIDLLHDMLFHSKYDAKEINRERSVIIEEINMYEDNPRMHIDDIMEEALFQDSTLGWNIAGPRENIRKVTRQQLIDYRDAYYVPERMVVTVTGKVDAQVMTQLQKTFGKVKSPKTNKAKDFVPFVSPESLAHPIAFQKKETEQVQLGMSFYGLPLGHKDLAAMSLLSTILGGTMSSRLFIEVRERRGLCYSVYASHQAMEDVGMFQVMAGLDKTRIEEAVKVIWQELKKMTNKLVTAEELKRAKDHVRGKFLLAFEDSSTQADYYGRQWIFQNKLETPEERIKRIQKVTAADIRRVAKLAFQRDRMAFAIIGPFEDKAAVEAVFKKIQ; encoded by the coding sequence ATGTCCACAAAACCGCAGTTAAAAACCCTAAACAATGGGATGAAGGCTATTCTTGTGCCGCAAAAAGGCGCTACCTCTACGACCGTAATGGTGTTTACAAAGGTTGGGTCACGTTATGAGTCACCAGAGATTAATGGCGCCTCGCATTTTATTGAGCACTTGATGTTTAAAGGGACAAAGCGTCGTCCTACCACGCTTGATGTCTCAAAAGAGCTTGATCGATATGGTGCAGAATATAACGCCTTTACTTCAAAAGATCTTACGGCGTATTACGTTAAGATGGATGCTACGCAGACAAAACTCGCGATCGATTTACTTCACGACATGCTTTTCCATTCAAAGTATGATGCGAAAGAAATCAATCGCGAACGTAGCGTGATTATCGAAGAGATTAATATGTACGAAGATAATCCTCGTATGCATATTGATGACATTATGGAAGAAGCGCTCTTTCAGGATTCAACGCTTGGATGGAATATCGCCGGACCACGCGAGAATATTCGCAAGGTGACCCGCCAGCAGCTTATCGACTATCGTGACGCGTACTATGTGCCGGAGCGCATGGTGGTGACAGTGACGGGCAAGGTGGACGCACAGGTGATGACACAGCTACAAAAGACCTTTGGTAAGGTAAAAAGTCCAAAAACCAATAAAGCAAAAGACTTTGTGCCGTTTGTATCACCAGAGTCTCTCGCTCATCCGATAGCGTTTCAGAAAAAAGAAACAGAGCAGGTACAGCTCGGGATGTCTTTTTATGGTTTACCTCTTGGCCATAAAGATTTAGCAGCCATGAGCTTATTGTCGACGATTTTAGGTGGCACCATGTCATCGCGTCTTTTTATCGAAGTTCGTGAACGTCGTGGTTTGTGTTACTCCGTCTATGCTTCTCACCAAGCCATGGAAGACGTTGGGATGTTTCAGGTAATGGCCGGCTTAGATAAAACACGCATCGAAGAAGCCGTAAAAGTTATTTGGCAAGAATTAAAAAAGATGACGAATAAGCTCGTTACCGCAGAAGAGTTAAAGCGCGCTAAAGATCATGTTCGTGGAAAGTTTTTACTTGCCTTCGAAGATTCTTCAACACAAGCCGACTATTACGGAAGACAATGGATTTTTCAAAACAAACTTGAAACACCCGAAGAACGTATTAAGCGCATTCAAAAAGTCACAGCGGCAGATATTAGACGAGTGGCAAAGCTTGCGTTTCAACGTGATCGCATGGCCTTTGCGATCATCGGGCCATTCGAAGATAAAGCAGCCGTAGAAGCCGTATTTAAAAAAATACAATAA
- a CDS encoding glycine--tRNA ligase, with amino-acid sequence MISNEKKMELLVSLCKRRGFVYPDSDIYGGFANSFDYGPYGTELKNNIRDAWWKMFVHGREDIVGVDTPIIQNPKVWEASGHLETFSDPLVDCKKCKKRHRADHLIEAKQAEVGEEKASSITIHDTVCPSCGGELGEVRNFNLMFKTFIGVTEDTVNTAYLRPETAAGMFTTWKDIRDTMRKKLPFGIAQVGRAFRNEITPGNFIFRTREFEQMEIEYFVKPEEAPEHFEHWLSEMKTWIHDVLKLKPENVVYKEISEADRAFYSARTIDTEYQYPFGQKELYGLANRTDHDLGRHMKYSNEDLRWFDQESGERYIPYVIEPTWGLSRTVLAVLCEHLDIDEADTANEGEKEPRMVLRLPAALAPVKVAVLPVVKKDGLPEIGKEITGELRKAGIVTEYDDSGSIGKRYRRQDEIGTPWCIAIDGATKEQGTITIRDRDTMEQITIKKKNWLAGSNPKSKTPFGEF; translated from the coding sequence ATGATATCCAACGAGAAAAAAATGGAGCTCCTTGTGTCGTTATGCAAACGACGCGGCTTTGTGTATCCGGATTCGGATATCTATGGAGGTTTTGCCAACTCTTTTGATTATGGTCCATACGGTACTGAGCTAAAAAACAATATTCGTGATGCATGGTGGAAGATGTTTGTGCATGGTCGCGAAGATATTGTTGGTGTTGATACGCCTATTATCCAAAATCCAAAAGTATGGGAGGCATCTGGTCATCTTGAAACATTTAGTGACCCACTTGTTGATTGTAAAAAATGTAAAAAACGTCATCGTGCTGATCATTTGATCGAAGCAAAGCAAGCAGAGGTTGGCGAAGAAAAAGCATCCAGTATTACGATTCATGATACCGTCTGTCCTTCATGTGGTGGGGAGCTTGGTGAAGTGCGTAATTTCAATTTGATGTTCAAAACATTTATCGGTGTGACGGAAGACACGGTAAATACCGCTTACTTACGTCCAGAGACAGCCGCGGGGATGTTTACAACCTGGAAGGATATTCGTGACACCATGCGCAAAAAATTACCATTTGGTATCGCTCAAGTTGGTCGTGCTTTTCGTAACGAAATCACACCTGGCAACTTTATTTTTCGTACGCGTGAATTTGAGCAAATGGAGATTGAGTACTTTGTAAAACCAGAAGAAGCTCCGGAGCACTTCGAACATTGGTTGAGCGAGATGAAGACATGGATCCACGACGTACTCAAGCTCAAGCCAGAAAATGTGGTCTACAAAGAAATTAGCGAAGCTGACCGTGCTTTTTACTCAGCTCGTACCATTGATACAGAATACCAATACCCATTTGGTCAAAAAGAGCTCTACGGTTTAGCAAATCGCACCGACCATGACCTTGGTAGACACATGAAGTACTCAAACGAAGATCTTCGTTGGTTTGATCAAGAGTCCGGTGAGCGCTATATCCCATACGTCATTGAACCAACGTGGGGATTAAGCCGCACTGTTCTTGCTGTGCTTTGCGAACATCTCGATATCGATGAAGCAGATACAGCAAACGAAGGCGAAAAAGAACCACGTATGGTATTGCGCTTGCCTGCAGCACTCGCTCCAGTAAAAGTCGCAGTGTTACCTGTTGTAAAGAAAGACGGTTTACCAGAAATTGGTAAAGAGATCACCGGTGAATTGCGCAAAGCAGGTATCGTTACCGAATATGATGATTCAGGATCCATCGGTAAGCGCTATCGTCGTCAAGACGAAATCGGTACACCATGGTGTATCGCAATCGACGGCGCCACCAAAGAACAGGGCACCATCACCATCAGAGATCGCGACACCATGGAACAAATCACCATCAAAAAGAAGAATTGGTTGGCTGGATCAAATCCAAAATCTAAAACTCCCTTCGGGGAGTTTTAG
- the frr gene encoding ribosome recycling factor, which translates to MANHIDANKAEFQAVIDHFHQELQGFRTGRAHPGLVEGIHVVAYGQSMDLKSCASVTVPDAKTLQIEPWDKTIVKDVEKAIVEANIGMMPNTAGTIIRLVMPPMTEDNRKSMVKLLRQREEGAKIAIRNVREKVRSAIQQDKKDKAIGEDEERRELERLDKATGEWNAKIEIMTEDKEKEIMTV; encoded by the coding sequence ATGGCTAATCATATTGATGCAAATAAAGCAGAATTTCAGGCGGTGATTGATCACTTTCACCAAGAATTACAAGGTTTTCGTACAGGGCGCGCTCATCCAGGTTTGGTTGAGGGCATTCATGTTGTTGCCTACGGTCAGTCGATGGATTTAAAATCCTGCGCTTCGGTTACTGTACCGGATGCCAAGACACTTCAAATTGAGCCTTGGGACAAGACCATCGTAAAAGATGTTGAGAAGGCTATTGTTGAGGCAAATATTGGGATGATGCCAAATACGGCAGGAACGATTATTCGTTTGGTAATGCCACCAATGACCGAAGACAATCGTAAATCGATGGTAAAGCTTTTACGTCAACGCGAAGAAGGAGCAAAGATCGCTATTCGTAACGTACGCGAAAAAGTTCGCTCAGCAATCCAGCAAGACAAAAAAGACAAAGCGATTGGTGAAGACGAAGAACGTCGTGAGCTTGAACGTCTTGATAAAGCAACAGGCGAATGGAATGCTAAAATCGAGATCATGACCGAAGACAAAGAAAAAGAAATCATGACCGTCTAA
- a CDS encoding AAA family ATPase — MKPWQDVVVRPELLRVLKRIAIQPVNGYLFLGARGTGKRFIAEHVAAELLRIDDVDALEHHPDFMVLKREEGAKEIKVKQARDLISRLSLTSAKGGHQVVIIEAIDRLNEESANSLLKLIEEPPAGVVFLCTSDREERVFGTIRSRLVPIRFLPLDTVTIQQELIGRGIKPDEAGIAATYAHGAMGMALRLVYQLDTVTRNREEAFRLVRVLVDGNPGRVVSELERLAKRCQYAENSEQAWEDELLLLQSASTTIMKQDGMRSKEVAHAIVWAWRLLGTAISPHLALEWGALKPYRDPQHRIPTFIKTLFV; from the coding sequence ATGAAGCCATGGCAAGATGTCGTTGTTCGTCCAGAGTTATTACGTGTATTAAAGCGTATCGCCATACAGCCGGTAAATGGCTATTTATTTTTGGGTGCACGAGGTACAGGTAAGCGTTTTATTGCAGAGCATGTTGCGGCAGAGTTATTAAGAATTGATGATGTTGATGCGCTCGAACATCATCCAGATTTTATGGTATTAAAGCGCGAAGAAGGCGCCAAAGAAATTAAAGTAAAACAAGCACGTGATCTTATTTCTCGATTATCACTTACATCCGCAAAGGGTGGTCACCAGGTAGTTATTATTGAGGCGATTGATCGTTTAAACGAAGAGTCTGCAAATAGTTTGTTAAAGCTTATCGAAGAGCCACCGGCAGGTGTAGTTTTTCTTTGTACGTCCGATCGCGAAGAGCGTGTTTTTGGAACGATTCGTTCACGTCTCGTGCCGATTCGTTTTTTGCCCCTTGATACAGTGACGATTCAGCAAGAACTTATCGGCAGAGGCATCAAACCTGACGAAGCAGGTATTGCAGCAACATATGCACATGGTGCGATGGGTATGGCGCTAAGACTTGTTTATCAACTCGATACCGTGACACGTAATCGCGAAGAAGCTTTTCGACTTGTCAGGGTTTTGGTTGATGGTAATCCAGGTCGTGTAGTGAGTGAATTAGAGCGGCTCGCGAAGCGCTGTCAGTATGCCGAAAACTCAGAGCAAGCTTGGGAGGATGAATTACTTTTGTTGCAATCTGCTTCTACGACAATTATGAAACAAGACGGAATGCGTTCAAAAGAGGTCGCTCATGCTATAGTATGGGCATGGAGATTATTGGGTACGGCGATTTCTCCGCACCTTGCTCTCGAATGGGGAGCGCTAAAACCGTATCGTGACCCACAACATCGAATCCCTACTTTTATTAAAACTCTTTTTGTATGA
- a CDS encoding serine protease, producing MKQRLEPSFFSRDHAVVSAIVALFASGLISGALYFILLAPAIQKLDAKINELVLGSTSTTPIPQVPQVEVVPISSRPLLSALPSELTSQPVSTVNIIRRSTAIEAEGIIQGEQTIGHAIAVTSDGWFVVPYSIIEGESTSLLALQVRGGLVSIKKIIHDKSTGYVYLKADAITMTAASFVRPELIEEGATVYAEIAPTIFVPVTLSDLALSPGWQSSEISTRRLRVISPLDAPLQGAPLRDATGRVVGMIDQFDKSLGSWLALPVGTVASDINSITANGFIQRATLGVRGIDLAQTILPTTTSTVAEPLGFLLKANKRLGAAVKSDSPASGNMVEGDIIQRVERDVLDGSVDLASLLMDYRPGVSITFYGKRKEEVFQTKITLGTATTTEMIK from the coding sequence ATGAAACAACGCTTAGAGCCGTCTTTTTTTTCTCGTGACCATGCGGTGGTAAGTGCTATTGTCGCATTATTTGCGAGTGGCCTTATTTCTGGAGCTCTCTATTTTATTTTGCTTGCCCCAGCTATCCAAAAGCTAGACGCAAAAATCAACGAACTTGTTTTAGGTTCAACGAGCACAACGCCTATTCCTCAAGTGCCGCAGGTTGAGGTTGTGCCAATCTCAAGTCGTCCATTACTAAGCGCATTACCAAGCGAGCTCACAAGTCAGCCGGTGAGTACGGTAAATATTATTCGGCGTTCTACAGCTATCGAAGCCGAGGGGATTATTCAAGGCGAGCAGACTATTGGGCATGCTATTGCCGTTACAAGCGATGGTTGGTTTGTTGTTCCATATTCGATCATCGAAGGAGAATCAACGAGTCTTCTTGCTTTGCAGGTTCGCGGAGGTCTCGTATCAATAAAAAAGATCATTCACGACAAATCTACGGGATACGTTTATCTTAAAGCAGATGCTATCACGATGACGGCAGCAAGCTTTGTTCGCCCAGAGCTCATCGAAGAAGGTGCTACCGTCTATGCAGAAATTGCCCCTACTATATTCGTACCTGTTACATTGAGCGATCTTGCTTTATCGCCTGGTTGGCAAAGTTCTGAAATCTCTACAAGAAGACTTCGCGTTATTTCTCCGCTTGATGCCCCTTTGCAAGGCGCTCCACTTCGTGATGCCACTGGTCGTGTTGTAGGTATGATCGATCAATTTGATAAATCACTTGGCTCATGGCTCGCATTGCCTGTTGGTACCGTTGCAAGCGATATTAATTCGATCACCGCTAATGGATTTATCCAGCGAGCGACGCTCGGTGTACGTGGTATCGATCTAGCGCAAACCATTTTACCGACGACAACATCAACCGTGGCAGAACCGCTCGGCTTTTTATTGAAAGCAAACAAGCGTCTTGGCGCTGCGGTAAAAAGCGACAGCCCCGCTTCTGGTAATATGGTCGAAGGTGATATCATACAACGTGTAGAACGCGATGTGCTTGATGGTTCGGTAGATCTTGCGAGCTTACTTATGGATTATCGCCCTGGTGTAAGTATTACGTTTTACGGCAAACGCAAAGAAGAGGTCTTTCAAACAAAAATAACTCTTGGCACAGCCACAACAACCGAAATGATTAAATAG
- a CDS encoding AI-2E family transporter produces the protein MDRVYNVELSLNSLLKTLAFLLVIGLTWVLRDILVSVFLSILLAGLLYPLVVWAKQKNIPKTLAIGGLLLGFVIISATLVALLVPATLTQARLAIDSFNILSANQQWSSYIDIGSLQDIIPDPKSLLSQFASSIDIVATSFANIIIVIVLAFYMLLEESAAKTLFRSTIPDRYQEFATKALWQVVEKLGDWVRGQSFLSAVIAGAYFVGFSIVGVPYALLLALIGGLLEFVPYIGPVMAAVPALFFAFGISPWHSLAVLLFMLIVQQLQNHVLSPLVMRRAVGLSPVISILAFLIGAKLFGIAGALFAIPVATALSVVYTEYRKAFSLRVT, from the coding sequence ATGGATCGCGTTTACAATGTAGAGCTATCACTTAACTCCTTGCTTAAGACCTTGGCTTTTTTGCTTGTCATAGGCTTAACATGGGTACTTCGCGATATTCTTGTATCGGTGTTTCTTTCGATCTTGTTGGCTGGCTTGCTCTATCCGCTTGTTGTTTGGGCAAAGCAAAAAAACATTCCGAAAACGCTAGCCATCGGTGGACTCTTACTCGGGTTTGTTATTATAAGCGCAACACTCGTAGCGTTATTGGTGCCGGCAACGCTTACACAAGCAAGGCTCGCTATTGATTCATTTAATATCCTTAGCGCCAATCAACAATGGTCATCCTATATTGATATTGGTAGCCTGCAAGATATTATTCCTGATCCAAAAAGCCTTCTTTCTCAGTTTGCATCGAGTATTGATATTGTCGCCACGTCATTTGCAAACATCATCATTGTCATTGTTTTAGCATTCTATATGCTCTTAGAAGAGAGTGCGGCAAAAACATTATTTCGTTCTACGATACCTGATAGATATCAAGAGTTTGCCACAAAAGCATTGTGGCAAGTCGTAGAAAAACTTGGAGATTGGGTACGTGGTCAATCGTTTCTTTCTGCGGTAATCGCAGGAGCTTATTTTGTTGGTTTTAGTATTGTTGGTGTGCCGTATGCCTTGCTCTTGGCGCTTATTGGCGGGCTTTTAGAATTCGTTCCGTATATCGGTCCAGTGATGGCCGCGGTGCCGGCATTGTTTTTTGCCTTCGGTATTTCGCCATGGCACTCATTGGCAGTCCTCTTATTTATGTTGATTGTTCAACAATTACAAAATCATGTGCTTTCTCCGCTTGTGATGCGCCGCGCAGTGGGACTAAGCCCAGTTATTAGTATTCTGGCTTTTCTTATCGGGGCTAAGCTTTTTGGGATTGCTGGTGCGCTTTTTGCGATCCCGGTTGCGACAGCGCTTTCAGTCGTGTATACCGAATACAGAAAAGCCTTTTCTTTACGCGTGACATGA
- the smpB gene encoding SsrA-binding protein SmpB, producing the protein MLFTENRKARHEYQFLKTIEAGLVLEGHEVKAIREGGAKLDGSYLKILGGELKLVGSHIRPYSKAAHRETIDPNRTITVLVSKKELRELAEKSAEKGLTMVPISFYPVGRRIKLSFAIAKGKQAHDKRDALKQRDIERTVRRVMRGEDE; encoded by the coding sequence ATGCTTTTTACCGAGAACCGTAAGGCGCGGCACGAGTATCAATTTCTCAAAACCATTGAGGCTGGCTTGGTATTGGAGGGCCACGAGGTTAAAGCGATACGCGAAGGTGGAGCAAAGCTCGATGGGAGTTATCTTAAAATACTTGGTGGTGAACTCAAGCTTGTCGGTAGCCATATTCGGCCCTATAGCAAGGCAGCGCATCGCGAGACCATCGACCCAAACCGAACAATTACCGTACTCGTAAGCAAGAAAGAATTGCGAGAATTAGCAGAAAAATCAGCAGAAAAAGGTTTGACAATGGTGCCTATTTCGTTCTACCCTGTCGGGCGACGCATCAAGCTCTCATTTGCGATTGCCAAGGGTAAACAAGCCCATGACAAACGTGATGCCTTAAAACAGCGAGACATTGAGCGCACCGTCCGTCGCGTTATGCGTGGCGAAGACGAATAA
- a CDS encoding translation initiation factor IF-3 yields MRIHYRRRGGQQKKEELVKYNINEQISVPEVRVIDDNEEFLGVMATEKALALAQEREMDLVEVSPKENPPVCKILNYGQFKYHKEKELRTQKAHAKKIDVKGIRLSVKMGQNDFDTRVNQAKTFFKEGDKVKVEIRLRGREKEHGHLAQDRIQVFIDQIALEYGVTVEQPITRSGGNVSAIIARKT; encoded by the coding sequence ATGCGAATCCACTATCGTCGCCGCGGCGGCCAACAAAAGAAAGAAGAACTCGTTAAATACAATATTAATGAGCAGATCAGCGTACCTGAAGTACGTGTTATTGATGATAACGAAGAGTTCTTAGGCGTCATGGCAACCGAAAAAGCGCTTGCCTTAGCCCAAGAACGCGAAATGGACTTGGTCGAAGTCTCCCCAAAAGAGAATCCTCCCGTTTGTAAAATCCTTAATTACGGTCAATTTAAATACCACAAAGAAAAGGAGCTTCGTACCCAAAAAGCTCATGCCAAGAAAATTGATGTTAAGGGTATTCGTTTATCGGTAAAAATGGGTCAAAATGACTTTGATACACGTGTAAACCAAGCAAAAACCTTCTTTAAAGAAGGCGACAAGGTTAAAGTAGAGATCAGATTACGTGGCCGCGAAAAAGAGCATGGTCACCTTGCCCAGGATCGAATACAGGTCTTTATTGATCAAATCGCCCTTGAGTATGGCGTTACCGTAGAACAACCTATTACTCGTAGCGGAGGCAATGTTTCGGCTATTATCGCCAGAAAGACCTAA
- a CDS encoding 50S ribosomal protein L35, translating into MKIKTTKAIAKRIIKTKSGKLLKRKGGQGHFNSRESGTVTRNKRRDIAVADQFVRTMKTLTPHN; encoded by the coding sequence ATGAAGATTAAAACTACAAAAGCCATCGCTAAGCGCATTATCAAAACCAAGAGCGGCAAGCTCTTGAAGCGTAAAGGCGGCCAAGGCCACTTCAATAGCCGCGAAAGCGGTACAGTAACCCGCAATAAGCGTCGCGATATTGCCGTTGCAGACCAATTTGTCCGCACCATGAAGACGCTCACCCCGCATAACTAA
- the rplT gene encoding 50S ribosomal protein L20 — translation MPRVKRGTQHVKRRKNILARTKGMMWGRKSKLKLAKIAAVKAGKNAYVGRKLKKRENRGLQQMRIGAASRELGVSYSKLMGDLKKRDISLNRVVLSEIAAKHPNIFAKIAKG, via the coding sequence ATGCCAAGAGTCAAACGCGGTACCCAACATGTAAAACGTCGCAAAAATATCCTTGCCCGTACTAAAGGCATGATGTGGGGTCGCAAATCCAAACTTAAACTCGCAAAAATCGCTGCTGTAAAGGCAGGTAAAAATGCGTATGTCGGTCGCAAGCTCAAGAAGCGTGAAAATCGCGGCTTACAGCAAATGCGCATCGGCGCTGCTTCTCGTGAACTCGGCGTGAGCTACTCAAAGCTCATGGGTGATCTCAAAAAACGTGATATCTCATTGAACCGTGTGGTTCTTTCAGAAATCGCTGCAAAGCATCCAAACATTTTTGCAAAAATTGCAAAGGGTTAA
- the thrS gene encoding threonine--tRNA ligase, giving the protein MSSPSYPIETRRHSAAHVMAAAIKRLYPEAKLGIGPAIENGFYYDVDTAKPITEDDLKLIEKEMRRIMNEKPAFTREEITLDEGIKLFTDLGQTYKVELLNDLKTKGTTKVSAEEAQDVDPQNIGSITLYRTGDFVDLCRGPHVTTANEIGIIKLNKVAGAYWRGKAENPQMTRIYGLCFATEQELKDYEYMMAEAEKRDHRKLGVELDLFAFSPLVGSGLPLFTPRGYQLRQNLTDFVWDLMKPYGYQRVWIPHIAKTDLYKTSGHWDKFEDDLFHVSSKKTDDAFVLKPMNCPHHTQIFASKPRSYRDLPLRLSEVTTVYRDENTGQLAGLTRVRSITQDDAHVFCRPDQIEAEALAIYRIIEGFYSVMGMSLKARLSVRDPGAPEKYLGSDEVWTSAEKSLMNLLVSVDQEYEVGEGEAAFYGPKIDFMAQDSIGRKWQLATIQLDFNLPERFELEYVAEDGTKQRPVMIHRAILGSLERFSGVAIEHFAGSFPLWLAPTQIVILPVADRHVEFAKALATELESHDLRVDIDDSTESVGKKIRNAEKMKYPRMIVVGDKEVEGGDLTVRIRGQQDQITISKEAFITKTVEENKKRLS; this is encoded by the coding sequence ATGTCTTCACCATCCTATCCAATCGAAACTCGTCGTCACAGCGCCGCACATGTCATGGCAGCTGCTATTAAGCGTCTTTATCCTGAGGCAAAGCTTGGTATTGGTCCTGCTATTGAAAATGGTTTTTACTATGATGTTGATACAGCAAAACCAATCACCGAAGATGATCTTAAGCTAATCGAAAAAGAAATGCGTCGGATCATGAACGAAAAACCGGCGTTTACACGCGAAGAAATCACGCTTGACGAAGGTATTAAGCTTTTTACGGATCTTGGTCAAACGTATAAAGTGGAGCTTTTAAACGATCTCAAAACAAAGGGTACAACCAAGGTAAGTGCCGAAGAAGCGCAAGATGTAGATCCGCAAAATATCGGTTCGATCACACTCTATCGTACAGGTGACTTTGTTGATTTATGTCGAGGCCCACATGTCACAACAGCAAATGAAATCGGTATTATAAAACTCAATAAAGTAGCTGGCGCTTATTGGCGCGGTAAAGCGGAGAATCCACAAATGACGCGTATCTATGGTCTTTGTTTTGCTACTGAGCAAGAGCTCAAAGACTACGAGTACATGATGGCCGAAGCTGAAAAGCGTGATCACCGTAAACTCGGTGTTGAACTCGATCTTTTTGCTTTCTCACCACTCGTTGGTTCTGGATTGCCACTGTTTACACCGCGCGGTTATCAATTGCGTCAAAACCTCACGGACTTTGTTTGGGATTTGATGAAGCCATATGGCTATCAACGTGTTTGGATTCCTCATATCGCCAAGACGGATCTTTATAAAACATCAGGTCACTGGGATAAATTTGAAGATGATCTTTTTCATGTCTCAAGCAAAAAAACCGATGATGCGTTTGTGTTAAAGCCGATGAATTGTCCGCATCACACCCAGATCTTTGCATCGAAGCCTCGTTCGTATCGTGATTTGCCTTTGCGTTTGTCTGAAGTGACAACGGTATATCGTGATGAAAATACCGGACAACTCGCAGGTCTCACACGTGTACGTTCTATCACGCAAGACGATGCTCACGTTTTTTGTCGACCTGATCAAATTGAAGCAGAGGCGCTAGCTATTTATCGTATCATTGAGGGCTTCTACTCGGTAATGGGGATGTCGCTCAAAGCGCGCTTGTCTGTGCGTGACCCAGGAGCACCAGAAAAGTATCTTGGTAGTGACGAGGTCTGGACGAGCGCGGAGAAGTCATTAATGAATTTACTTGTGTCAGTAGACCAAGAATATGAAGTTGGAGAGGGTGAGGCTGCCTTCTATGGACCAAAAATTGATTTCATGGCCCAAGACTCGATTGGACGTAAATGGCAGCTAGCAACGATTCAGCTCGACTTTAACCTCCCTGAACGATTTGAGCTCGAATATGTTGCCGAGGATGGCACAAAACAACGCCCGGTGATGATTCATCGCGCAATTCTAGGTTCGTTGGAGCGATTCTCAGGTGTAGCGATTGAGCACTTTGCCGGATCGTTTCCGCTTTGGCTCGCACCAACGCAGATCGTTATCTTGCCGGTTGCTGATCGTCACGTAGAATTTGCAAAAGCTTTAGCTACCGAACTTGAGTCACATGATCTCCGTGTTGATATTGATGATTCAACAGAATCTGTTGGTAAAAAGATTCGTAATGCAGAAAAAATGAAATACCCACGCATGATTGTCGTAGGGGATAAAGAAGTTGAAGGCGGAGATCTTACGGTGCGTATTCGTGGTCAACAAGATCAAATCACGATAAGCAAAGAAGCGTTCATTACAAAGACCGTTGAAGAAAACAAGAAGCGGTTATCGTAA